A single Natrinema pellirubrum DSM 15624 DNA region contains:
- a CDS encoding type II/IV secretion system ATPase subunit produces the protein MPDGNHSTGDGNPSRVPSNPPSDIGPASSLEDDGDAGTDDALETGTGPDPTSAIAPDDSRSADAIRDAVLDDVRASFDDRPADAFPGRPSDAFIDEEFFDFGYLEAYEEVERYWVNRPYAYVTILYDEATNTNRYHVVEPDLDEFEEYVREDLIRSLRSDLLYKEFDGEVDRAATFDEEVPRVMREHAATVGDGSLHQLLYYLRRDFVSYGKIDPIMRDRGVEDVSCDGADRPVFVYHHGYRDLRTNLSFSDERLSAYVVRLAQRAGKHLSVADPLVDASLPDGSRVQLTLGGEVTTGGPNFTVRKFAEVPFTPVDLVNWGTFSLEEMAYLWLAVENNASVLFAGGTGSGKTTSLNAVSMFVPPESKVVSIEDTPELTLPHDNWIQSVTREGVTAGGRGSVSMFDLLQAALRQRPEYLVIGEIRTETDVALTFFQSIATGHTAYTTFHADSVRGLLSRLQNEPLNVPTGMIGNLDIVSIQRQTTQEGKRVRRNRRLVEFGHHEDEGDGVDPHEVFRYEPASDGFERSADSRVLERIADERGWPHGRIERELERRAAVLEYLLDEGITDYERVARVIQGFIRDPTYVLEEVRAGDLDPETIAVTEADD, from the coding sequence ATGCCGGACGGCAACCATTCGACAGGAGACGGGAACCCAAGCCGCGTTCCCTCGAACCCGCCCAGCGACATTGGCCCGGCCTCGAGCCTCGAGGACGATGGCGACGCCGGCACTGACGACGCGCTCGAGACGGGGACTGGCCCGGATCCGACCTCGGCTATCGCCCCGGACGACTCCCGGTCTGCGGACGCGATCAGAGACGCCGTCCTCGACGACGTTCGCGCGTCCTTCGACGACCGGCCTGCGGACGCGTTTCCGGGGCGACCCTCCGACGCGTTCATCGACGAGGAGTTCTTCGATTTCGGCTATCTCGAGGCCTACGAAGAGGTCGAGCGCTACTGGGTGAACCGCCCCTACGCCTACGTGACGATCCTCTACGACGAGGCGACCAACACCAACCGGTATCACGTCGTCGAACCCGACTTAGACGAGTTCGAGGAGTACGTCCGCGAGGACCTCATCCGATCGCTGCGCAGCGACCTGCTGTACAAGGAGTTCGACGGCGAGGTCGACCGGGCGGCGACCTTCGACGAGGAGGTCCCTCGCGTCATGCGCGAACACGCGGCTACCGTCGGCGACGGCTCGCTCCACCAGCTGCTGTACTACCTGCGCCGGGACTTCGTGAGCTACGGGAAGATCGACCCCATCATGCGCGACCGGGGCGTCGAGGACGTCTCCTGTGACGGCGCGGACCGGCCGGTCTTCGTCTACCATCACGGCTACCGGGACCTGCGGACGAACCTCTCCTTTAGTGACGAGCGCCTGAGCGCCTACGTCGTCCGGCTCGCCCAGCGGGCCGGCAAACACCTCTCGGTAGCCGATCCGCTCGTCGACGCCTCCCTGCCCGACGGCTCCCGGGTCCAGCTGACGCTGGGCGGCGAGGTGACCACCGGCGGGCCGAACTTCACCGTCCGGAAGTTCGCCGAAGTGCCGTTCACGCCCGTGGATCTGGTCAACTGGGGCACCTTCAGCCTCGAGGAGATGGCCTACCTCTGGCTGGCCGTCGAGAACAACGCCTCCGTGCTGTTCGCGGGCGGCACGGGCTCGGGGAAGACGACGAGCCTCAACGCCGTCTCGATGTTTGTCCCGCCTGAAAGCAAGGTCGTCTCGATCGAGGACACGCCCGAGTTGACCCTGCCTCACGACAACTGGATTCAAAGCGTCACCCGCGAGGGGGTCACCGCCGGCGGCCGTGGCTCCGTCTCGATGTTCGACCTCCTGCAGGCCGCTCTGCGCCAGCGGCCGGAGTATCTCGTCATCGGCGAGATCCGGACCGAGACCGACGTCGCCCTGACCTTCTTCCAGTCGATCGCCACCGGCCACACTGCCTATACGACCTTCCACGCCGACTCGGTGCGGGGCCTGCTGAGCCGCCTGCAGAACGAGCCGCTGAACGTCCCGACGGGGATGATCGGCAACCTCGACATCGTCTCCATCCAGCGCCAGACGACACAGGAGGGCAAACGCGTCAGGCGAAACCGCCGGCTCGTCGAGTTCGGCCACCACGAGGACGAGGGCGACGGCGTCGACCCCCACGAGGTGTTCCGGTACGAGCCCGCATCGGACGGGTTCGAGCGGAGCGCCGACTCGCGAGTCCTCGAGCGGATCGCCGACGAGCGAGGGTGGCCCCACGGCCGCATCGAGCGCGAACTCGAGCGCCGGGCGGCCGTCCTCGAGTACCTCCTCGACGAGGGGATCACCGACTACGAGCGCGTCGCCCGCGTGATTCAGGGATTCATCCGGGACCCAACGTACGTCTTGGAGGAGGTCCGCGCCGGCGACCTCGATCCCGAGACCATCGCAGTAACGGAGGCCGACGACTGA
- the truD gene encoding tRNA pseudouridine(13) synthase TruD: MRSSHPREATVGMEYYVSDADGVGGRLRADDADFRVRELERFDTEPVDAPTDAYPHLVFRATLRGWDTNDFAARVSDALGISRERVNWAGTKDKYAVTTQLFSVYGADPEELPEIDGVEIEVLGRAGRNLEFGDLAGNAFELRVTDPVRPDNADAITDELRAFGGLADEHRSDGADGSSDDATSIGVPNFFGQQRFGSRRPVTHKVGLAIARDDWEGAVMAYLGNPTDAEPAGTQEARAFVAETRDWQEALERVPHRLRYERSMIHALAEHDGEPGPDQYREALERVPSNLQRLFVHAAQSYAFNLMLSERLERGLPFDRPVEGDVVCFSDTDAPDGLALPDTDRLQRVDERRVDSVTRHCERGRAFVTAPLVGTETELADGEQGEIERAVLDDLGLEPADFDLPGEFGSTGTRRAILLRTDLGLATDPLTLEFALPKGSYATVVSREFLKVDPINLG; the protein is encoded by the coding sequence ATGCGCTCGAGTCACCCCAGGGAGGCGACCGTCGGGATGGAGTACTACGTCAGCGACGCGGACGGCGTCGGCGGCCGCCTCCGCGCGGACGACGCCGACTTCCGGGTGCGCGAACTCGAGCGGTTCGACACCGAACCCGTTGACGCACCGACCGACGCCTACCCCCACCTCGTCTTCCGGGCGACGCTGCGTGGCTGGGACACCAACGACTTCGCCGCGCGGGTCTCGGACGCGCTCGGCATCTCCCGCGAGCGGGTCAACTGGGCCGGCACGAAGGACAAATACGCCGTGACGACGCAGCTGTTCTCGGTCTACGGAGCCGATCCCGAGGAGCTGCCGGAAATCGACGGCGTCGAGATCGAGGTCCTCGGCCGGGCCGGCCGAAACCTCGAGTTCGGCGATCTGGCGGGCAACGCCTTCGAACTCCGGGTCACCGACCCTGTGCGACCGGACAACGCCGACGCGATCACCGACGAGTTGCGGGCATTCGGCGGGCTCGCGGACGAACACCGGAGCGACGGTGCGGACGGCTCGAGCGACGACGCGACCTCGATCGGCGTCCCCAACTTCTTCGGTCAGCAGCGCTTCGGTAGCCGTCGGCCGGTCACGCACAAGGTCGGCCTCGCGATCGCTCGCGACGACTGGGAGGGCGCAGTGATGGCCTACCTCGGGAACCCAACCGACGCGGAGCCGGCGGGGACCCAGGAGGCTCGCGCGTTCGTTGCGGAGACCCGCGACTGGCAGGAAGCCCTCGAACGCGTTCCGCACCGCCTGCGCTACGAGCGGTCGATGATCCACGCGCTCGCCGAACACGACGGCGAGCCGGGGCCCGACCAGTACAGGGAGGCCCTCGAGCGGGTGCCCTCGAACCTCCAGCGGCTGTTCGTCCACGCGGCCCAATCGTACGCGTTCAACCTGATGCTCTCGGAGCGCCTCGAGCGCGGGCTGCCCTTCGACCGGCCCGTCGAGGGCGACGTAGTCTGCTTTTCGGATACCGACGCGCCCGACGGGCTCGCACTGCCCGACACCGACCGGCTCCAGCGGGTCGACGAGCGCCGGGTCGACTCGGTGACCCGCCACTGCGAGCGCGGCCGGGCGTTCGTCACCGCGCCGCTGGTCGGCACCGAGACGGAACTGGCCGACGGCGAGCAGGGCGAGATCGAACGCGCCGTCCTCGACGACCTCGGCCTCGAGCCGGCGGACTTCGACCTGCCCGGGGAGTTCGGCTCGACCGGCACCCGGCGGGCGATCCTCCTGCGGACCGATCTCGGCCTCGCAACCGACCCGCTGACCCTCGAGTTCGCGCTGCCGAAGGGGTCGTACGCGACCGTCGTCTCCCGGGAGTTCCTGAAGGTCGACCCGATCAACCTCGGGTAA
- a CDS encoding ABC transporter permease has product MSRMGRVRAETSAGWRSFVRRRTAVFFTFFFPVILIVIFGALVRTDPAGGGLFTEPAAYYVPGYLAVVVLFTPLSRMGSEVARHREGSRFEKLATTPLTRAEWLLAQTAVNAAIIGLASLLILGLVIVLTGANIAFSPLLVPYVLVGVVCFCGIGAMLGSYTDSQDGAVAASNGIGLPLLFLSETFVSPELLPGWFGPLVNLSPLTYFARGVRAATYSGAETAAVAGVDPALANLGILAVLAVLAFALGARSIPQTD; this is encoded by the coding sequence ATGAGCCGGATGGGGCGGGTCAGGGCCGAGACCAGCGCCGGCTGGCGGTCGTTCGTCCGCCGGCGGACGGCGGTCTTTTTCACCTTTTTCTTCCCGGTGATCCTGATCGTCATCTTCGGGGCGCTCGTCCGCACCGATCCCGCGGGCGGCGGGCTGTTCACGGAGCCGGCGGCCTACTACGTGCCCGGGTATCTGGCCGTCGTCGTCCTCTTTACCCCGCTGTCGCGGATGGGCAGCGAGGTGGCTCGCCACCGCGAGGGGAGCCGCTTCGAGAAGCTCGCGACGACCCCGCTGACGCGCGCTGAATGGCTGCTCGCCCAGACGGCGGTCAACGCCGCAATCATCGGGCTGGCGAGCCTGCTCATTCTCGGGCTGGTCATCGTCCTGACCGGCGCGAACATCGCGTTCTCGCCGCTTCTGGTGCCCTACGTCCTCGTCGGCGTCGTCTGCTTCTGCGGGATCGGCGCGATGTTGGGCAGTTACACCGACTCCCAGGACGGCGCAGTCGCGGCCAGCAACGGGATCGGACTGCCCCTGCTCTTTCTCTCGGAGACGTTCGTCTCGCCCGAACTGCTCCCCGGCTGGTTCGGCCCGCTGGTGAACCTCTCGCCGCTCACCTACTTCGCACGCGGCGTGCGGGCGGCGACCTACTCGGGCGCGGAGACGGCGGCCGTCGCCGGCGTCGATCCCGCGCTCGCGAACCTCGGGATCCTCGCCGTCCTCGCCGTCCTCGCGTTCGCATTGGGCGCGCGGTCGATCCCACAGACGGACTGA
- the surE gene encoding 5'/3'-nucleotidase SurE, with the protein MELDSDPHILLTNDDGIDAPGIRALHDALSAVGEVTVIAPDRNRSAVGRSLSYGRTNSSSGGDLELDLEADSFTAPVPHTDHELGYAVDGTPCDCAIVGAKGLEPNPDIVVSGCNEGANLGAYVFSRSGTVSAAMEAAFLGTPSIAVSLDTLGYDDDLEPAAFERAGEITADLVAGAPGTGLFDRVDYLNVNVPRPDREPNGHALTRPTEVYEMDAAFENGRFQLTNRLWQQMANRDIPDGEDTDRHAVLENEVSVSPLRVPYEVVDTEPVRNVLADIL; encoded by the coding sequence ATGGAACTGGACTCGGACCCGCACATCCTCCTGACGAACGACGACGGGATCGACGCGCCCGGCATCCGGGCGCTCCACGACGCGCTCTCGGCGGTCGGCGAGGTGACCGTCATCGCGCCGGACCGGAACCGGAGTGCCGTCGGCCGGTCGCTGTCCTACGGGCGGACGAACTCCTCGAGCGGCGGCGATCTCGAGCTGGACCTCGAGGCTGACTCCTTTACCGCGCCGGTCCCCCACACCGATCACGAACTCGGCTACGCCGTCGACGGCACCCCCTGTGACTGCGCCATCGTCGGTGCGAAAGGACTCGAGCCGAATCCCGACATCGTCGTCTCGGGCTGTAACGAAGGGGCGAACCTCGGCGCGTACGTCTTCTCCCGGTCGGGGACCGTCAGCGCCGCCATGGAGGCTGCGTTCCTCGGGACGCCGTCGATCGCCGTCTCGCTGGACACGCTGGGCTACGACGACGACCTCGAGCCGGCGGCCTTCGAGCGGGCGGGCGAGATCACCGCCGACCTCGTGGCCGGCGCACCCGGAACCGGCCTCTTCGATCGCGTGGATTACCTGAACGTCAACGTCCCGCGTCCCGATCGGGAGCCCAACGGTCACGCGCTGACCCGGCCGACAGAAGTCTACGAGATGGACGCCGCCTTCGAGAACGGCCGGTTCCAGCTGACCAATCGCCTCTGGCAACAGATGGCAAACCGGGACATCCCCGACGGCGAGGATACCGACCGCCACGCCGTCCTCGAGAACGAGGTGTCGGTCTCGCCGCTGCGGGTCCCCTACGAGGTCGTCGACACGGAGCCGGTTCGGAACGTCCTCGCCGACATCCTGTAG